GTGGACGTTGAACCAGCGGGCGACGTCGATGCAGAGCGAGAGGACGGCGAGGGTGGTGCCCTTGACGTCCAGCACGTCGAAGTCGCCGACGGCGATGCCGTCCTCGATGATCCCGCGCACCTCGGCGTCGCACTGGCGGCGCAGCGCGAGGATCTCGGCGCGGGCGTCCGGGCCGAGGGAGTCCAGCTCGTACTGGACCACCCGGGCGGTCGTCCGCCCCCCGGCGTGCCAGCGCACGAAGGAGCTGACGGCGTCCGCGAGCCGCTCGGCCGGCGTGCCCTCGCCGCGGGCCGCCGTGCGCAGGATGTCGACCGCCTTCTCGTGGCCGATGCGGCTGATGCGGTGGAGCAGCTCTTCCTTGGTCTTGTAGTGGATGTAGAGC
Above is a genomic segment from Streptomyces sp. SLBN-31 containing:
- a CDS encoding TetR/AcrR family transcriptional regulator; this encodes MSTAEETAGGEVAPWGEVTPDAARRLLMAAVEAFAERGYHATTTRDIAGRAGMSPAALYIHYKTKEELLHRISRIGHEKAVDILRTAARGEGTPAERLADAVSSFVRWHAGGRTTARVVQYELDSLGPDARAEILALRRQCDAEVRGIIEDGIAVGDFDVLDVKGTTLAVLSLCIDVARWFNVHGPWTPDEVGALYADLVLRMVGVK